Part of the Zingiber officinale cultivar Zhangliang chromosome 6A, Zo_v1.1, whole genome shotgun sequence genome, gcttcacaatattcggctcgttagctcgtgaacatgttcgttaagctcatgaattaatttttaaataaaaaaaataatagttttgatatttaatttatagattttacattctacttatgaaaaacatagacaaatatattaaatttatttattagaataaaattataaattttaacaagaatattataatttttaaaaaatatataatttagttttaatgaatacttaaatttataatttatatttattaagctcgtttaggctcgataaaatcttgaataagctcgtgagacatgaatatattcgttaaataaagctcgagcttgaCTCGATTATAAATGAGCCAAACTCAAATATCTAAGAGTTCggttcgactcggctcggctcgattacacccctatatGTTATAGATAATTTgtgaaaattttaatatgataCAACTTATGCATAATTGTTGCATAACATCTAAAGTAATATAATATATGATGGTTTTATCAAAGGATGAACACAACTTTATCGAATACTTAAAAAGGTGCGCTATAGTCTTCGGAGTTATGGTGTCACGATaggatatttaaattattattcagACATCCATGGTTCGATCTCCatatatttgtaggaatttttcctctaaatgaaGAACGTAACCAAATGATACTGAGTTTCTAGACTGACCATCATATGTATTTTTCGATTCATCCTGATAaccaataaaaaaattttatgagaTCAAATCAATCATCTAGGAATTATCAATGAGattaattagaattagaattcttCACAGGTGcgctataatttaaaatttattataggaTGCACTTGTTTTTTAACGTGCCCATCTACCAAACCTGTTTTGCCCGATTGTTACTGCCGATAGATAGTCAATTGAATGTGATTATAGTCAACTAGATGTAATTCCAGTCAATTGCTAGTTATGCACAGCAGTCAGCCAACCAGTAACATTTCAAAAACTTCCTCTTTAATTTCCCTGGCATAGTTGAGATGGTAATATAAAAGAATTGAATCATGTCAAGGTTGAATCCTTGTGAAGTCGTGTGATCATACCCTTTCTCGTAAGGATCATCTATAATTTTCTAATTTCCTCTATTCTAATAATGTGAATTGAATCATGTAAAGGTTGAATCCTTATAATGTGAATTGAATCATGTAAAGGTTGAATCCTTGTGAAGTCGTGTGATCATACCCTTCCTCGTAAGGATCATCTATAATTTTCTAAAAGAAACCTAAGAAGTGACATGCTTctataataagaaaaaataaaaatttctaattcttttctttgtttaattttttctatttacaaAAATAATCTCTTTTTAGGTTGTAGCATGGTAGAgccattggattttttttttgaaatttttttaatgtttttttaacttGGCCAAGTCTTTCATTTGATCATCTTTTTCCATCTAATATTTTTCATTCTCATTGTTAAATgatattttctctttttttctctaaCTAATTATTTGTCTTAATGAATTTCATTAAATGAGTTCAAATGGatttttattgaattaaattttaaataatttatgaattgtttgattcatttacaccctACTGCTGAGTTGGCTAATAAGAAGAGTCAAAAGCCAATTTTGCTTTGTTTTTTGCTTCACAAGTTGTTGACAATTACACGCTACAAGTGACTCTTAAATAGCTAAAACGACCTGTTATGGAGAATGGAGATGGACACTTAATCTTCTCACACTGGCCGTAAATTTACATGTCAGTCGGCTTGACTTGTGGGTGTTGGTTCAAATTGGTTGGAAGACACGCATTTATGAAATATACAATCTCTGCGTAGTGTATATTAACAAAGATACAGACCACTCTCCTACCATATACTTGCAACCGTAATCTACTAGCCATGGCTAGATGGAACGTCCATTTTCTCTTCCTGATGTTGTCTATACTAGGCATTCACCTCCAAGAAACCTatctctgcaaaggagctctaaACTCAAGCTGCAACCCTGTTGAGAGAAGTGCTCTGTTGGAGTTCAAACAGGGCCTCAAAGATACTGTTAACCGGTTGTCTTCTTGGACGGGTGAATATTGCTGCACGTGGGAAGGTGTGGCATGCAGCAGTCGCACCGGACATGTGATAGAGCTCGACCTTCGCAATCCACACCCTTTTGACAACGAGTGGATTTTAGGAGGTGAGTTGAATCCTTCGTTACTGAGTTTGAAGTACCTTAAGCACCTTGACCTGAGCGGGAACAATTTTGGAGGAGCTAATATTCCAAATTTTATGGGTTCGTTTTATCATCTTCAGTATCTCAACCTCTCCAGTACCGGGTTGGGTGGACTCCTCCCTCGACAACTTGGCAACCTCTCCAATCTACAATATCTTGACTTGTACAATGAGTTCGGTTCCAATTTTGGTGCTCAAAACCGTGAATTTAGAATTGATGATGCACTCTGGATttctgggctttcttctttgAGGCTTCTAAATATGGAGAATGTTAATCTTAAGAACGTTAGTAATTGGCTCCAAGCTCTCAATACTCTTCCTTCCATTGAAGAGATCCATTTATCTTTGTGTTATATTGAAGCCGTCCCACTCTCTCTCCCACATGTAAACTTCACCTCACTTGCTTTTCTTGATTTGTCTTATAATTCTATTGGCTCTTCAATACCCACTTGGTTATTCAATATAAGTGGCCTTCAATATCTTGACCTTAGTTATAACCTCCTTACTGGTCCTATTCCATCCCTCTTTGGAAACTTGCCTTCTCTCAACAACCTAAATTTAGCTCACAACTATTTGATAAAAGGAGGGATACCTACTTCATTGATGAATCTATGCAAGCTGCAAAGTTTAAAACTGTCAGGCATCAATATCAGCATGGATTTGTCGGAGTTTGGTGCTTTATTTTCAGGGTGCATCAAAACAAGTTTAGAGATTCTTGAACTGTATAACACTAACCTGATTGGCCAATTACCTGAATTGCTTTGGGAACTCAAAAGGCTTAGATCACTTGATTTGTCTGAAAATCAAATTTCTGGCTCCATTCCTGCATCTCTTGGACAACTAGTTTCACTGGAAGAACTTTATTTAGATGACAATCAACTTAATGGGACTATACCAGAAAGTGTAGGGTGCTTATCAGAGCTAGTTGATTTGGACCTCGGTTCAAATTTCTTTGTGGGTGAAATGTCAGAAGCACATTTTACTAATTTGAAAAAGTTGAAATATTTGAGCTTGTCATCAAACTCCTTGGCTCTAAAATTTGAGCGCAATTGGCTTCCTCCTTTTCAACTTGAGTCAATTAGGATGAGCTCTTGCATCTTGGGTCCTGATTTCCCAGGATGGCTCCAGAAGCAAGAAAATATGGTATTCCTTGATATGTCAAATGTTGGTATTGTCGATGCTATGCCAGACTGGTTTTGGAGCTTGATTTCTGGAGCATGGCATGTGGATATTTCTAGCAACCAAATCAGTGGCAGAGTACATAATTTAATGCATTTTAAAAAGCTAATTGAATTTGATATAAGTTCCAACAACTTCAGTGGTCTTCTTCCATATTTCCCTCGTGGTTTGGAAGTACTAGACGTCCACAACAATTTATTCTCGGGGCCAATTCTCCCTGCAATCATCATGGGTATGCCAAATCTCAATTACTTATCGCTCTCCAGAAATAATTTTACTGGTACTATTCCCTCGCCATTGTGCCACCTTCAACAGTTGGTCGCCCTTGATCTTTCCAACAATCTCTTGGCAGGAAAATTACCTGATTGTTGGAATCGCTCTTCGAGACTTACGGTGTTTGATGTTTCAAGAAACAGTATATTTGGAGGGATTCCTAAATCAATATGTTCACTTTCATCACTTAATTCATTGCACCTGAGCAATAACAATCTATCTGGAGAGCTCCCTTTGTCCTTAAAATATTGTCGACGACTAGTCATTCTTGATCTGGGGTATAATGAGTTCAAAGGTGAAATACCAACATGGTTAGGAGGGAGTCTTATCTCACTCCGAGTTCTCAGATTGCGATCCAATAAATTGGTTGGAAATATTCCACCCAATCTTTCATTACTGAGTaatctccaaatccttgaccttgCAGGAAATGAGCTCTCAGGCACCATTCCAAAAAGCTTTGGAAACTTTGATGCCATGAAAGTCATTATAAAAATTCCTATTTGGTTCACGTATGTATTTGAAAGTGCTTATAAGGAGGGCATGCCAGTGTCGACGAAAGGAAATACTCAGGAGTATGATGAGCTGATTTCGCTTTTATTCATAATGGATCTTTCAAACAATAACCTAATTGGTAAAATCCCTACTGAACTAATGAACCTATGGGAATTGTTCAGTTTGGATTTATCTGGAAATCATTTAACAGGAGAAATTCCAGAAAACATCAGTGCATTACAACAATTGGAGTCTCTGGACTTGTCAAGAAACAATTTATCTGGAGGAATTCCTTCTAGCATGGCCCATATGTCATCTTTGGAGTTTTTAAATTTGTCCTATAACAACTTATCAGGGGAAATTCCACTTGGTGATCAGCTTCTAACATTCAGTGATCCATCAGTCTACATGGGAAATCTTGATCTTTGTGGGTTCCCTCTGAATCGAAGTTGCAAGGGCAGTGAGACATCACAAACTCCAAGTCGCATAAATAGCAAGAATGAAAACGAAATGATCTGGTTTTACGTGAGCTTTGCACTTGGATTTCCTACTGGATTTTGGGCAATTTGGTGGGCATTGCTACTGAAGAAGAATTGGAAGATTTGCTATTTCAGATTTATCGACAACACATTTGACAAGGTTTATGTGTGCATTATGATGAACCTTCGGAAATTTGCTTTGTAATAGGTCATTATCGTTTTATTCGGTTCTAATTGTTATACATCAATGATAGGCGGTCCTTTTTTTTTGAATTGATCCGAACCTTTACTTAATTCATGCGCAAAGAACAATTCTATTTTGTATGTAGATTCTTTCAAATACAACTAAAAGGCATAAAATAGAGCAGGCAAAACTGCTGAATGACCTAAAcatggaaagaaagaaaaaattcaGTTCCTtgtataattttgtaaaaattcaATTACACCTACAGCCTGTGAATCTGTCTATTTCCCGAAGTCATCTTGGACACATAAAATATAAGAGAATTGAATATCTAGGTTGTAATTTAGAGAACTATTAAAGAGGTTGTTTTCCTCTCAGGATAATTATGAGATTTCTTATACCATTAGATCTAGATTTGCTCTTCTCGTAAAGAGCTCTTTTCAACATAAGCTATGGAGTAGGAGAGGCCTCTGAAACACATTAAATTTTGTATTAGTATTGTCATTATTTTTGTTTATTCATTCGTTGCAAGTTATCTAATATTTAATCTTCGATTGTAAGATATTCTCTCTGCTATAAGTAATTCACGATAATTTATTTTACATTAAATGCACACACTTGAATCTTTATAACattgatttaagttttttttttttgtgagcaAACTTTTTATATCAAGCTATCTCTTGTAAACTTtgtgagaaaataaaaaatattataaattttatgctttatttattatttttagataTTTGTTGTTTAAtcgaaaatagaaattaaaaattttaaactattttttgtAGATTTTATTCACCTATGCTTTGCATTTTTTTTCTACCTTATTTTCTTCTATAGAACAAAGTCTAGATGAGGTTGAATTTATCAAAAAGTCAAAGTTCTTCATTTCCATCCCCTTCTATCTATTCTTTTGATTCTCAAACTTTTTGTATCAAACAAATTGATAAAAACAATTTGACATAAAAAGGGTCTAATTTGGGCATTTGGAATACATTACATTTAGATATTTCCAAACCCTATTTAGATAATTTACCTCTGATTTTCACGAGGAAAATGGGCCTTCGAAAGTAGCTTTTGTTCGCTCCTAATGAAATATTGTTGAACTCTGTGCTTTGTTAGATTCGTATATATTGCTTTCTGTGTTAGATTCGTATGGTGATGTGACAGAGATAGCAGTCATCACGTGACCCAGTCTGAGTCAAAAATTAAGTAGAGTTGGACATAAGATCATCTCCGATCATAAAATCTATTTTAATGCACTTTCAATACCAATTTTATATCGTTTGAGCATCAAAAATTTTTCTAACTCCAATCAATACACATCATTTCCTacactaagggggcgtttggtttagaggaATAGGAGTAGGGAATGGGAATAGGAATCATTGAttaccattgttaatgtttggattatggaaataggaatacaaataagggaatgaatccttgaaattgggtaatagctcattcccatgtacctccccttcaatgagtcattaccccattttcatcaatcaaaatatttcctcattccaaaaatacccttaacctaaaattaaaattttctcccttaatatcaaatatcaaaatatatttatttattttttctttcgtatcacttctctctccttgttctctctcatcgtattttctctctcatcatattttctctctcatcattttatcacacgctttctctctccttaatctatcttatcacactcttttttctcattatactttctctctcatcatactttctctctcctcaatctctttcatcacactctctttcttctttttttctcatcatactttctctctcatcatactttctcactcctcaatctctcccatcacactctctttttttcttatcacactttcactctcatcacattttctctctcctcaatatctctggtcacactctctcctttttttcctcaacacactttctctctcatcatactttctctctcctcaatctctcccatcacactcactgttctctttttttctcatcacactttctctctcatcttactttctctctcctcaatctctctctcctcattttttttctcattacattttctctatcTTCATCCtcacccatcatactttctctcacatcatattttttctctcatcttctctcatcatgctctctcctatcacactctcttttctcatttttttttcatcacattttctctcttttcattcattgtcatcacactttctctctcatcattctctttcatcatatttttctctcacattcatctttctctcctatataattttttctcttattttccattaagggtaaaaaaggaaaatttgatttattccgatagaaaatatacaactaaccaaacattgcttttaagagtgatattcatgctcatacccattctcattccacaatacaatgattcccattccgattcatATTCCTAGGaatgaaccaaacgccccctaaaagaaatatttttttagaatattctatttttccatcttataatttattattcaacatacatattaatttgttaaatatttttattacgataataattactattaaaattaaaaattttattgtaCATAATAACTAATTTTCATGATATTATATTTTTAGTAatataacaaatattttaaatattacttATTATTTAAGTTAATAACTAATATAcatgtataaaatataaaatttacacaataaatttaattaaattaaataatattaatatataatatttaagaatattttaaatataaatttaatattataatatattatatttaatataagCCACACTTGCATCATTTTGGTGCAAGTGAACCGATGGTGCTGCACTGTTCACTTGTACCATTTTGGTGTAAATTTTGGGGTCTCCATTGGAAGAGATTTGGTGTCCCTTTTTACATTAAAATGGTGTAAAAGGGTATCAATTGAAGATGGTCTAAAGTCAAATTAAGCTAGGGCAAGTCAAATCGAGCACGAATCAAATTAAATTGAACTCGGATCAAGTCAAACCGAGCTCGGTTAGGTTAAACCGAGCTCCAACTAAATCAGTCACGATAAAAAAACCTCAAGTTAATTCGATCTGAATCACATCTAAGTATGGATCACTCCAAATTGGAACTCAGATTCGATTCGACAGTTGTTGAAACGTCGATCATCAAAGCATGCAGCTGTTAAAGCACCGATGATCAAGTGAGGTGTCTCCCTTTAAATAAAGGAAGAGGTGCGCCTTTTGAACATAAAGTCAAATTGAGCTAGGGCGGAGTCCAATCGAGCTCGAGCTTGGGTCAAGTTAAATCAAATTCGGATCAAGTTAGACTGAGCTCAATTAGGTTAAATCGATCTCCTACCAAATAAGTCTCGATAAAAGACCTCAAGTCAATTATATCATAATCACATCCAATTATGGATCACCCTAAATTGGAACTCAAATTTGATTCAACGGTTGTTGAAACTCCTATCACCAAGGGATGCAATGATTAAAGCATTGATCATCAAAAAAGACATCTCtgagtaaattaaaaaaaaaaaagtgagccCTTTGAGAATTAGAGTCACCCTTTTGCTTTCTTTTTAAGGTAACCGGTCGCAATATTAAGGTAAATAATCTCATAACTCTTTAAttattcttcttacttttctccATTCGTTTTCTCCGTCTTCTCTCCAAGGTCCAACTTGAGAATCAGAAGGACCTTGCTAAGGTTCACCTTGGCTCCTTGCTAATTCTCTCTTGAGTCTTTCTAGATCTCTGTGACACTCAATGTCAACTTGAAAGAAGTCAATTTATTGAAACCCGATTTGAAAAAAGTTGGTCAGTTGAATTTCAGCATGACTTGTATCCAACCAGTCAAAATTACTTGATCATGATTACTGATACGGTTATGACTTAATGACAGGAAAGGAATTATATCGGAGAGGAGGGGGTAATTTTGTCTTCTGACATGTGTGGTGTTTTGGGGTTTTAGGTGTGACACTGTAACATGGGAAGAGGGGGGCTTCGCTCATGCTTGGCCCCACCGCCaacctttcttcctcttccttggtTCTTTTTGACGCCAGGGCCACCTCCTTCTTCCCCTTGACAGCTCTCGCACGGCTCGCGGGCGCCGACGTCGGCGACGACCGCCACTCCTTTCTTCCTCCTCGCGATACCTCTCCCTCATAGACTTGCTGCCATTTCGTTCCTCCTCCTCTTCACGACGCCACTGTCGGAACGACTCGCCGTCGTCGTCGGCGAGACCGGCTCAACCGCCGACCCTTTCTTCCTATCCCATCTTCTCCTCTCCGCTGCCAACAGAAAAGGAGGAGCATCTCCTCCCTCGTACTCTCAAGCTTCTCGCCGGCGTCGCCACCATCCAccacctccttctcctctccttgcgaCGCCACCCTCGGATAGTTCGCAACTGGtcctcccttcgtttcctcctcgCTGCACCGCCGCCAGGCAAACCACTgcctcccttcgtttcctcctcgCTGCACCGTCGCTGGGCAGACCATTGCCTCCCTTCGTTTTCCCCTCGCAACGCCGCCAGCCTTCTTCTTTTCGCGATGCATCCACCAGACCGGCACCGACCCCTACTCTCTTCCTCTCCAGGACGCCGTCATCGAACAGCCTCACGACGTGGCCATCCTCCTCCTCGGACGTCGCTGCTTCCTCTCTCGTTCGTGCATACCGCTGGCGACGCCCGCAACCAGCGCCCATAGCCTCGGATCCGTGATGTCATACAGTTTCAACGTCCATCCGGCAATCGATCCACACCGCTTTATGCTTTTGGCACTGATCTGGCCATCGAGCCATTATTGTGTTCCGACCTTCGAGCCGCAGTTGTATTTCAGCCTATGTGATTCGTGTCCAGCTTCCTTGGTGTTAGTATGTcctggcctgcgtgccgacctcATGTCCCGGCATGCGTGCCGACCCCATGTCTCGACCTGCATGCCGACTTagcgtcccggcctgcgtgccgatctcgtttCTCGGTCTGTGTGCTGGTTTCGTGTCTCGGCCTGCATGCCGCTAATATTTCCCGAGCTGCGTGCCAGTGTTTTATCTCGACCTGCAGCTCGTCTTCCGAGCTCGTGTCGGGTTCAGCTCCTCATCGTCAGGTCCAGCTCTCCAGCTTGATCGGAGTTATCCACTCTTCCGGGTCATGACAACTCGagtcgcgtcccatccgagggcgccccccggggTCAGGGTATGTTCTCCGTTCATATTCtatgcatatttcattattttatggcttagtcttgtacttatatattcgttggatctgcctcgagtatcggggtaccgggggc contains:
- the LOC121994465 gene encoding receptor-like protein EIX1, producing MLSILGIHLQETYLCKGALNSSCNPVERSALLEFKQGLKDTVNRLSSWTGEYCCTWEGVACSSRTGHVIELDLRNPHPFDNEWILGGELNPSLLSLKYLKHLDLSGNNFGGANIPNFMGSFYHLQYLNLSSTGLGGLLPRQLGNLSNLQYLDLYNEFGSNFGAQNREFRIDDALWISGLSSLRLLNMENVNLKNVSNWLQALNTLPSIEEIHLSLCYIEAVPLSLPHVNFTSLAFLDLSYNSIGSSIPTWLFNISGLQYLDLSYNLLTGPIPSLFGNLPSLNNLNLAHNYLIKGGIPTSLMNLCKLQSLKLSGINISMDLSEFGALFSGCIKTSLEILELYNTNLIGQLPELLWELKRLRSLDLSENQISGSIPASLGQLVSLEELYLDDNQLNGTIPESVGCLSELVDLDLGSNFFVGEMSEAHFTNLKKLKYLSLSSNSLALKFERNWLPPFQLESIRMSSCILGPDFPGWLQKQENMVFLDMSNVGIVDAMPDWFWSLISGAWHVDISSNQISGRVHNLMHFKKLIEFDISSNNFSGLLPYFPRGLEVLDVHNNLFSGPILPAIIMGMPNLNYLSLSRNNFTGTIPSPLCHLQQLVALDLSNNLLAGKLPDCWNRSSRLTVFDVSRNSIFGGIPKSICSLSSLNSLHLSNNNLSGELPLSLKYCRRLVILDLGYNEFKGEIPTWLGGSLISLRVLRLRSNKLVGNIPPNLSLLSNLQILDLAGNELSGTIPKSFGNFDAMKVIIKIPIWFTYVFESAYKEGMPVSTKGNTQEYDELISLLFIMDLSNNNLIGKIPTELMNLWELFSLDLSGNHLTGEIPENISALQQLESLDLSRNNLSGGIPSSMAHMSSLEFLNLSYNNLSGEIPLGDQLLTFSDPSVYMGNLDLCGFPLNRSCKGSETSQTPSRINSKNENEMIWFYVSFALGFPTGFWAIWWALLLKKNWKICYFRFIDNTFDKVYVCIMMNLRKFAL